A window from Salarias fasciatus chromosome 11, fSalaFa1.1, whole genome shotgun sequence encodes these proteins:
- the tubb5 gene encoding tubulin beta-5 chain isoform X2, whose translation MREIVHIQAGQCGNQIGAKFWEVISDEHGIDPTGTYHGDSDLQLDRISVYYNEATGKYVPRAILVDLEPGTMDSVRSGPFGQIFRPDNFVFGQSGAGNNWAKGHYTEGAELVDSVLDVVRKESESCDCLQGFQLTHSLGGGTGSGMGTLLISKIREEYPDRIMNTFSVVPSPKVSDTVVEPYNATLSVHQLVENTDETYCIDNEALYDICFRTLKLTTPTYGDLNHLVSATMSGVTTCLRFPGQLNADLRKLAVNMVPFPRLHFFMPGFAPLTSRGSQQYRALTVPELTQQVFDAKNMMAACDPRHGRYLTVAAVFRGRMSMKEVDEQMLNVQNKNSSYFVEWIPNNVKTAVCDIPPRGLKMAVTFIGNSTAIQELFKRISEQFTAMFRRKAFLHWYTGEGMDEMEFTEAESNMNDLVSEYQQYQDATAEEEGEFEEEAEDDA comes from the exons ATGAGGGAAATTGTGCACATTCAGGCCGGCCAGTGCGGTAACCAGATTGGTGCCAAG TTCTGGGAAGTGATCAGCGATGAGCACGGCATCGATCCCACAGGCACTTACCATGGAGACagtgacctgcagctggacaggATCAGTGTCTACTACAATGAGGCAACAG GTAAATATGTGCCTCGGGCCATTCTGGTGGACTTGGAACCTGGCACCATGGACTCTGTGAGGTCTGGACCCTTTGGGCAGATCTTCAGACCTGATAACTTTGTGTTTG GCCAGAGCGGTGCTGGAAACAACTGGGCCAAGGGTCACTACACAGAGGGGGCTGAGCTGGTGGACTCGGTCCTCGATGTGGTCCGTAAAGAGTCCGAGAGCTGCGACTGCCTACAGGGCTTCCAGCTGACTCACTCCCTCGGTGGTGGAACCGGCTCTGGTATGGGGACCCTGCTCATCAGCAAGATCCGGGAGGAATACCCAGACCGTATCATGAACACCTTCAGTGTGGTGCCTTCCCCCAAG GTGTCAGACACAGTTGTTGAGCCTTACAATGCCACCCTGTCAGTCCATCAGCTTGTAGAAAACACAGATGAAACCTACTGCATTGACAACGAGGCTCTGTACGACATTTGCTTCCGCACGCTGAAACTGACCACGCCCACCTACGGCGACCTCAACCACCTGGTGTCCGCCACCATGAGCGGGGTCACCACCTGCTTGCGTTTCCCCGGCCAGCTCAACGCCGATCTCCGCAAATTGGCCGTGAACATGGTGCCTTTCCCCCGTCTGCACTTCTTCATGCCTGGCTTCGCCCCACTGACCAGCAGGGGCAGCCAGCAGTACCGCGCTCTCACGGTTCCTGAGCTCACCCAGCAGGTGTTTGACGCCAAGAACATGATGGCCGCCTGCGACCCGCGTCACGGTCGCTACCTGACCGTCGCCGCCGTGTTCCGCGGGCGGATGTCCATGAAGGAGGTCGATGAGCAGATGCTCAACGTGCAGAACAAGAACAGCAGCTACTTCGTCGAATGGATCCCCAACAACGTCAAGACCGCAGTCTGTGACATTCCGCCCCGTGGCCTCAAGATGGCTGTCACCTTCATCGGCAACAGCACAGCCATCCAGGAGCTGTTCAAGCGCATCTCCGAGCAGTTCACCGCCATGTTCCGCCGTAAGGCCTTCTTGCATTGGTACACAGGCGAAGGTATGGATGAGATGGAGTTCACTGAAGCGGAGAGCAACATGAATGATCTGGTGTCCGAGTACCAGCAGTACCAGGATGCTACTGCTGAGGAAGAGGGTGAATTTGAGGAAGAGGCTGAAGACGACGCTTAA
- the tubb5 gene encoding tubulin beta-5 chain isoform X1 produces the protein MREIVHIQAGQCGNQIGAKFWEVISDEHGIDPTGTYHGDSDLQLDRISVYYNEATGGKYVPRAILVDLEPGTMDSVRSGPFGQIFRPDNFVFGQSGAGNNWAKGHYTEGAELVDSVLDVVRKESESCDCLQGFQLTHSLGGGTGSGMGTLLISKIREEYPDRIMNTFSVVPSPKVSDTVVEPYNATLSVHQLVENTDETYCIDNEALYDICFRTLKLTTPTYGDLNHLVSATMSGVTTCLRFPGQLNADLRKLAVNMVPFPRLHFFMPGFAPLTSRGSQQYRALTVPELTQQVFDAKNMMAACDPRHGRYLTVAAVFRGRMSMKEVDEQMLNVQNKNSSYFVEWIPNNVKTAVCDIPPRGLKMAVTFIGNSTAIQELFKRISEQFTAMFRRKAFLHWYTGEGMDEMEFTEAESNMNDLVSEYQQYQDATAEEEGEFEEEAEDDA, from the exons ATGAGGGAAATTGTGCACATTCAGGCCGGCCAGTGCGGTAACCAGATTGGTGCCAAG TTCTGGGAAGTGATCAGCGATGAGCACGGCATCGATCCCACAGGCACTTACCATGGAGACagtgacctgcagctggacaggATCAGTGTCTACTACAATGAGGCAACAG GAGGTAAATATGTGCCTCGGGCCATTCTGGTGGACTTGGAACCTGGCACCATGGACTCTGTGAGGTCTGGACCCTTTGGGCAGATCTTCAGACCTGATAACTTTGTGTTTG GCCAGAGCGGTGCTGGAAACAACTGGGCCAAGGGTCACTACACAGAGGGGGCTGAGCTGGTGGACTCGGTCCTCGATGTGGTCCGTAAAGAGTCCGAGAGCTGCGACTGCCTACAGGGCTTCCAGCTGACTCACTCCCTCGGTGGTGGAACCGGCTCTGGTATGGGGACCCTGCTCATCAGCAAGATCCGGGAGGAATACCCAGACCGTATCATGAACACCTTCAGTGTGGTGCCTTCCCCCAAG GTGTCAGACACAGTTGTTGAGCCTTACAATGCCACCCTGTCAGTCCATCAGCTTGTAGAAAACACAGATGAAACCTACTGCATTGACAACGAGGCTCTGTACGACATTTGCTTCCGCACGCTGAAACTGACCACGCCCACCTACGGCGACCTCAACCACCTGGTGTCCGCCACCATGAGCGGGGTCACCACCTGCTTGCGTTTCCCCGGCCAGCTCAACGCCGATCTCCGCAAATTGGCCGTGAACATGGTGCCTTTCCCCCGTCTGCACTTCTTCATGCCTGGCTTCGCCCCACTGACCAGCAGGGGCAGCCAGCAGTACCGCGCTCTCACGGTTCCTGAGCTCACCCAGCAGGTGTTTGACGCCAAGAACATGATGGCCGCCTGCGACCCGCGTCACGGTCGCTACCTGACCGTCGCCGCCGTGTTCCGCGGGCGGATGTCCATGAAGGAGGTCGATGAGCAGATGCTCAACGTGCAGAACAAGAACAGCAGCTACTTCGTCGAATGGATCCCCAACAACGTCAAGACCGCAGTCTGTGACATTCCGCCCCGTGGCCTCAAGATGGCTGTCACCTTCATCGGCAACAGCACAGCCATCCAGGAGCTGTTCAAGCGCATCTCCGAGCAGTTCACCGCCATGTTCCGCCGTAAGGCCTTCTTGCATTGGTACACAGGCGAAGGTATGGATGAGATGGAGTTCACTGAAGCGGAGAGCAACATGAATGATCTGGTGTCCGAGTACCAGCAGTACCAGGATGCTACTGCTGAGGAAGAGGGTGAATTTGAGGAAGAGGCTGAAGACGACGCTTAA